The proteins below are encoded in one region of Streptomyces marianii:
- a CDS encoding dynamin family protein, which translates to MEVRPQLIDALSALRDRVAAVRLPLPIPGAPRARQTRAELLAQLDDYLVPRLKDPDAPLLAVVGGSTGAGKSTLVNSLVGRRVTEAGVLRPTTRTPVLVCHPDDRHWFADMRVLPNFTRVWLPQQDETEQSAGPVRGRTKSKAKPEERALRIETAASLPPGLALLDAPDIDSLVVENRIMASELICAADVWVMVTTASRYADAVPWHLLRTAKEYDAMLVTVLDRVPHQVINEVSRQYAALLTKAGLGHVPRFTIPELPESAGGGRGLLPDTAVAALRDWLAHRALDPAARQQTVVRTAAGVIDSLNARMPALAGAVAAQYAAAVRLSAAVEEAYGVETERVRKQVQRGSVLAGDARTRWRGWPRDSSAGELLDALAESLTALLQCAVAAADERLQEAWRREPAGPALARHSRADGETSERVGMAVRRWRRVVEELAEEEVRAMERSAAPDSETVAALLAAALLGGRRARAAGELLAERMGAQGALRLRDRGGELVTTYIERVMNEERDRRLAPLDSLELCPEPQAELIAALSVLQKER; encoded by the coding sequence ATGGAAGTACGGCCTCAGCTCATCGACGCACTCTCCGCCCTGCGCGACCGAGTCGCAGCCGTGCGTCTTCCACTCCCCATTCCAGGTGCTCCGCGGGCGCGGCAGACGAGAGCCGAGCTGCTCGCGCAGCTCGACGACTATCTGGTGCCCCGGCTGAAGGACCCCGACGCGCCGCTGCTCGCGGTCGTCGGCGGTTCGACGGGAGCCGGCAAGTCCACCCTGGTCAACTCCCTTGTCGGGCGGCGGGTGACAGAGGCGGGGGTGCTGCGGCCGACGACGCGCACGCCCGTGCTCGTCTGCCACCCGGACGATCGCCACTGGTTCGCCGACATGCGCGTACTGCCGAACTTCACCCGTGTATGGCTGCCGCAGCAGGACGAGACGGAGCAGTCGGCCGGACCCGTGCGCGGCAGGACGAAGAGCAAGGCCAAGCCCGAGGAGAGGGCGCTTCGGATCGAGACCGCGGCGTCGCTGCCCCCCGGGCTGGCCCTGCTCGACGCGCCCGACATCGACTCCCTCGTCGTCGAGAACCGGATCATGGCCTCCGAGCTGATCTGCGCCGCGGACGTATGGGTCATGGTCACCACGGCCTCCCGGTACGCGGACGCGGTCCCCTGGCATCTGCTCCGCACGGCCAAGGAGTACGACGCCATGCTCGTGACGGTGCTCGACCGGGTGCCGCACCAGGTGATCAACGAGGTGTCCCGGCAGTACGCGGCCCTGCTCACCAAGGCCGGGCTCGGGCACGTACCGCGCTTCACGATCCCGGAGCTGCCCGAGTCCGCGGGCGGCGGCCGGGGGCTGCTCCCGGACACCGCCGTCGCCGCGCTCCGCGACTGGCTGGCGCACCGGGCCCTGGATCCCGCCGCGCGCCAGCAGACGGTCGTCCGTACCGCCGCCGGGGTCATCGACTCGCTGAACGCCAGGATGCCGGCACTCGCGGGGGCCGTGGCCGCCCAGTACGCGGCCGCAGTGCGCCTCTCCGCCGCGGTCGAGGAGGCGTACGGCGTGGAGACCGAGCGGGTGCGCAAGCAGGTTCAGCGCGGATCCGTCCTCGCGGGTGACGCGCGCACCCGATGGCGGGGCTGGCCGCGCGACAGTTCGGCCGGCGAGCTCCTCGACGCGCTGGCGGAGAGCCTGACCGCCCTGCTGCAGTGCGCGGTCGCCGCCGCCGACGAGCGGCTCCAGGAGGCATGGAGGCGCGAACCGGCCGGGCCCGCGCTCGCCCGGCACTCCCGGGCCGACGGGGAGACGTCCGAGCGCGTCGGCATGGCCGTACGGCGCTGGCGGCGCGTCGTCGAGGAGCTCGCCGAGGAGGAGGTCCGCGCGATGGAACGCTCCGCCGCGCCCGACTCCGAGACGGTCGCCGCGCTGCTCGCCGCCGCGCTGCTCGGCGGCCGGCGGGCCAGGGCCGCCGGGGAACTGCTGGCGGAGCGGATGGGCGCCCAGGGCGCGCTCAGGCTGCGCGACAGGGGCGGGGAGCTGGTGACCACGTACATCGAACGCGTCATGAACGAGGAGCGCGACCGGCGCCTCGCGCCGCTCGACTCCCTCGAACTGTGCCCGGAGCCGCAGGCCGAGCTGATCGCCGCGCTGTCCGTACTGCAGAAGGAGAGGTGA
- a CDS encoding alpha/beta hydrolase, with the protein MSRPLHSRGVRRITLDADGLPLSALLAVPAGTPRATVVALHGGGMNAGYFDGQATPDLSLLTLGARLGYTVLALDRPGYGASAERLPEGQTLAEQAATLSAALGGFTSVHPHGAGLFLLAHSYGGKLALTAAARAVHDRLLGLDISGCGHRYDVAPEELPDEGAHGSRRLNWGPLGLYPPETFTTAASVVAGMPVRERTEAARWPEEFPTVAAGVRVPVRLTFAEYEAWWRHDEEAVSELTAQLAAPRIVVDRLPRAGHNISLGWAARAYHLRALGFLEECLQSADGGRDESGTPPEPHAAAV; encoded by the coding sequence ATGTCCCGTCCCCTCCACTCCCGAGGAGTCCGGCGCATCACCCTGGACGCCGACGGCCTGCCGCTCTCCGCCCTGCTGGCAGTCCCCGCGGGCACACCGCGTGCCACGGTCGTCGCCCTGCACGGCGGGGGCATGAACGCCGGCTACTTCGACGGCCAGGCGACCCCGGACCTGTCCCTGCTCACCCTCGGAGCCCGCCTCGGCTACACCGTCCTCGCGCTGGACCGCCCCGGCTACGGAGCCTCCGCCGAACGGCTGCCCGAGGGCCAGACCCTCGCCGAGCAGGCCGCGACGCTGAGCGCCGCCCTGGGCGGCTTCACCTCCGTCCACCCGCACGGCGCGGGCCTGTTCCTGCTCGCGCACTCCTACGGCGGCAAGCTCGCGCTGACGGCGGCCGCGCGGGCCGTTCACGACCGGCTGCTCGGCCTGGACATCTCCGGCTGCGGTCACCGCTACGACGTCGCCCCGGAGGAACTGCCCGACGAGGGGGCTCACGGAAGCCGCAGGCTCAACTGGGGGCCGCTCGGCCTGTACCCGCCGGAGACCTTCACCACCGCGGCCTCGGTCGTGGCAGGGATGCCGGTCCGGGAGCGCACGGAGGCGGCGCGCTGGCCCGAGGAGTTCCCCACCGTCGCCGCCGGCGTACGCGTACCCGTCCGGTTGACGTTCGCCGAGTACGAGGCCTGGTGGCGCCATGACGAAGAGGCGGTGTCCGAGCTGACCGCGCAGCTCGCCGCGCCGCGGATCGTGGTGGACCGGCTGCCGCGCGCGGGGCACAACATCAGCCTCGGATGGGCGGCGCGCGCCTACCATCTGCGGGCTCTGGGCTTCCTGGAGGAGTGCCTGCAGTCCGCAGACGGCGGCCGGGACGAGTCCGGCACGCCACCCGAGCCGCACGCGGCGGCGGTCTGA
- a CDS encoding anthrone oxygenase family protein: MADLLLALAVIATGLYAGFMLIFQTGVMPALARLSDDRFVPAMRRINEEVPRPVFLAVFLAVVVFPAAALAVPGEDGSATRMWLVLTALVCAALNHLVTIAGNIPLNNALASSESSPDPEVRAAFETRWNRYHRIRTVLILGAFVLLVGAALN, encoded by the coding sequence ATGGCCGACCTGCTGCTCGCCCTGGCCGTCATCGCGACCGGTCTGTACGCGGGCTTCATGCTGATCTTCCAGACGGGCGTCATGCCCGCGCTCGCCAGGCTCTCCGACGACCGCTTCGTGCCCGCGATGCGGCGCATCAACGAAGAGGTGCCGCGGCCGGTGTTCCTGGCGGTCTTCCTGGCCGTCGTCGTGTTTCCGGCCGCCGCCCTCGCCGTGCCGGGCGAGGACGGCTCGGCCACCCGGATGTGGCTGGTGCTGACGGCGCTCGTGTGCGCCGCGCTGAACCACCTGGTGACCATCGCCGGGAACATCCCGCTGAACAACGCCCTGGCCTCCTCGGAATCGTCGCCGGACCCCGAGGTCCGCGCCGCCTTCGAGACCAGGTGGAACCGCTATCACAGGATCCGTACCGTCCTGATCCTCGGCGCGTTCGTCCTCCTCGTCGGCGCGGCGCTGAACTGA
- a CDS encoding flavoprotein, giving the protein MDLGHPGSGGRPFLYVVVCAAGVAGGVGRLVTAAQQRNWDVGVVATPQSLDFIDRSAVETQTGHPIRSAWRRPGDPRPLPPPDAIAVAPATFNTINKWAAGISDTLALGVLCEAYGSGVPIAVLPCLNAAQAAHPAYRESLERLRGMGVLIGSHEPSVQPGTGGADVFRWEEALELLTPKPVS; this is encoded by the coding sequence GTGGACCTCGGGCATCCCGGCTCGGGCGGAAGGCCGTTCCTGTACGTCGTCGTCTGCGCTGCGGGAGTCGCGGGAGGCGTCGGCAGGCTCGTCACGGCGGCGCAGCAGCGGAACTGGGACGTCGGGGTCGTCGCCACTCCCCAGAGCCTGGACTTCATCGACCGGAGCGCCGTCGAGACCCAGACCGGCCATCCGATCCGCTCTGCCTGGCGGCGGCCCGGCGACCCCCGCCCGCTGCCTCCCCCGGACGCGATAGCGGTGGCCCCGGCCACCTTCAACACCATCAACAAGTGGGCGGCCGGGATCTCCGACACCCTGGCACTGGGCGTCCTGTGCGAGGCGTACGGCTCGGGTGTCCCGATCGCCGTGCTGCCGTGCCTGAACGCGGCCCAGGCGGCCCATCCCGCCTACCGGGAGAGCCTGGAGCGGCTGCGGGGGATGGGCGTGCTGATCGGTTCCCACGAACCGTCCGTGCAGCCGGGGACCGGCGGTGCCGACGTGTTCCGCTGGGAGGAGGCGCTCGAACTGCTCACGCCGAAGCCCGTTTCCTGA
- a CDS encoding MFS transporter encodes MTGPFRSLAVRNFRLFTAGQVVSVAGTWMMIVAQDWLVLALTDDSAGALGVVTALQFTPLLLLTLFGGRLADRHDKRMLLTVANALSAVLALLLAALVLGGEVRLWHIGLFALALGVVNAVEVPARVSFVSEMVGAELLPNASALSAAYFSTARVVGPALAGVMIAALGSGWVMLLNAASYLATVVALRMMRPQELHRRAPETRARIVDGLRHVLARPDLVLPLALLAVVGLCGLNFQLTLPLLAKTVFGADADAFGLLTTAFAAGSLAAALATTARRARPSGRTVVVSALLFGALETVAGWSPGFVAAMVLLALTGFASIYFVQAANHRIQLGSDPRYRGRVMALYALILQGSTPLGALGTGWLAERFGARSGLVVGGLVSLAAAIAALLVERATAREAGAEAGRTGAAGAAPPPPESPEEAESPGPRERDRTL; translated from the coding sequence GTGACGGGCCCGTTCCGGTCGCTGGCGGTACGCAACTTCCGGCTCTTCACCGCCGGCCAGGTCGTGTCCGTGGCCGGCACCTGGATGATGATCGTCGCCCAGGACTGGCTGGTTCTCGCCCTGACGGACGACTCCGCCGGCGCGCTCGGGGTGGTGACGGCCCTGCAGTTCACCCCGCTGCTCCTCCTCACCCTCTTCGGCGGTCGTCTGGCGGACCGCCACGACAAGCGGATGCTGCTGACGGTGGCCAACGCGCTCTCGGCGGTCCTCGCCCTGCTGCTCGCCGCGCTCGTGCTGGGCGGAGAGGTGCGCCTGTGGCACATCGGCCTGTTCGCGCTGGCGCTCGGCGTCGTCAACGCGGTCGAGGTGCCCGCCCGGGTGTCGTTCGTCAGCGAGATGGTCGGCGCGGAACTGCTTCCGAACGCCTCCGCTCTGAGCGCCGCCTACTTCAGCACCGCCCGTGTCGTCGGGCCGGCCCTGGCCGGGGTGATGATCGCCGCCCTGGGCTCGGGCTGGGTGATGCTGCTCAACGCGGCGAGCTACCTGGCGACGGTGGTGGCGCTGCGCATGATGCGCCCGCAGGAGCTGCACCGCCGTGCCCCGGAGACGCGGGCGAGGATCGTCGACGGGCTGCGTCATGTGCTGGCCCGGCCGGACCTGGTGCTGCCGCTGGCGCTGCTCGCGGTCGTCGGACTGTGCGGGCTGAACTTCCAGTTGACCCTCCCGCTGCTGGCGAAGACCGTCTTCGGCGCGGACGCGGATGCCTTCGGGCTGCTGACCACGGCGTTCGCTGCCGGTTCGCTCGCGGCGGCGCTCGCCACCACCGCGCGCCGAGCCCGTCCGTCGGGCCGGACGGTGGTCGTGTCGGCGCTCCTCTTCGGGGCGCTGGAGACGGTGGCCGGATGGTCGCCCGGCTTCGTGGCCGCCATGGTGCTGCTCGCGCTCACCGGTTTCGCCTCGATCTACTTCGTGCAGGCGGCGAACCACCGCATCCAGCTGGGCAGCGATCCGCGCTACCGCGGCCGGGTCATGGCGCTCTACGCCCTGATCCTCCAGGGGTCCACCCCGCTGGGCGCACTGGGTACCGGCTGGCTCGCCGAGCGCTTCGGCGCGCGCTCGGGGCTGGTCGTGGGCGGCCTTGTGTCCCTGGCTGCCGCGATCGCGGCACTGCTGGTGGAGCGTGCGACGGCGCGGGAGGCAGGGGCGGAGGCGGGCCGAACCGGAGCGGCGGGTGCGGCACCTCCGCCGCCGGAATCACCGGAGGAAGCCGAGTCGCCAGGTCCGAGGGAGCGGGACAGGACGCTCTGA
- a CDS encoding ABC transporter permease has translation MSTTPVRPGTRAAGVPTAPGYRARRTLPLRVEAVRQLKRRRTLVMGAILTALPFVLIAAFAIGGSPDERDGGGGRINLMDTATASGANFAATCLFVSAGFLLVVPVALFCGDTVASEASWSSLRYLLAAPVPRSRLLWSKLAVALGFSAAAMLLLPLVGLAVGTVAYGWGPLRLPTGGSLATADTLPRLALVVAYIFVSQLVTAGLAFWLSTKTDAPLGAVGGAVGLTIIGNVLDAVTALGSWRDFLPAHWQFAWADALQPQLEWGGMLKGTAVSVTFAVVLIALAFRGFARKDIVS, from the coding sequence ATGAGCACCACTCCCGTGCGCCCCGGCACCCGCGCGGCCGGCGTGCCGACCGCGCCCGGTTACCGGGCGCGGCGCACCCTGCCGCTGCGCGTCGAGGCGGTGCGCCAGCTGAAGCGGCGGCGGACGCTCGTGATGGGCGCGATCCTGACGGCGCTGCCGTTCGTGCTGATCGCGGCCTTCGCGATCGGCGGCTCACCCGACGAGCGCGACGGCGGCGGCGGCCGGATCAACCTGATGGACACGGCGACCGCTTCGGGTGCCAACTTCGCCGCCACCTGCCTGTTCGTGTCGGCAGGGTTCCTGCTGGTGGTGCCGGTCGCACTGTTCTGCGGCGACACCGTGGCGTCCGAGGCGAGCTGGTCGTCCCTGCGGTATCTGCTGGCGGCGCCCGTCCCCCGGTCCCGGCTGCTGTGGTCGAAACTGGCGGTCGCGCTGGGCTTCAGTGCGGCGGCGATGCTCCTGCTGCCGCTGGTCGGTCTGGCGGTGGGGACCGTGGCGTACGGCTGGGGGCCCTTGCGGCTGCCGACCGGCGGCTCGCTGGCGACGGCCGACACGCTGCCCAGGCTCGCGCTGGTCGTGGCGTACATCTTCGTCTCCCAACTGGTCACCGCCGGACTCGCGTTCTGGCTCTCCACCAAGACCGACGCACCGCTGGGAGCGGTCGGCGGCGCGGTCGGGCTGACGATCATCGGGAACGTCCTGGACGCCGTGACGGCGCTCGGTTCGTGGCGCGACTTCCTTCCGGCGCACTGGCAGTTCGCCTGGGCGGACGCCCTCCAGCCCCAGCTCGAATGGGGCGGGATGCTGAAGGGCACGGCGGTGTCCGTGACCTTCGCCGTGGTGCTGATCGCCCTGGCCTTCCGCGGGTTCGCCCGCAAGGACATCGTGTCCTGA
- a CDS encoding alpha/beta fold hydrolase, with the protein MRIRLPGRAVLPRRRSRWLAAVAAFAVLAGAGTWTAAASDDEPAVHREDRVLTVPGARIDASYFTSGDGRRPAVLIGHGFGSSKDSVRQQAEALARDGYAVMTWSARGFGRSTGTIGLNDPEHEVKDVSRLIDWLAGRPEVELDAEGDPRVGVTGASYGGAVALLAAGHDRRVDAIAPQITYWNLADALFPDGVFKKLWAGMFFTAGSAGGSGLVPDAGEEPADAPAGAGAGNGRAQDGEAGTGAGTGAPTRPGATGRDDDRAPAGRPAAPCGRFEPALCAMYERVATSGRPDAEARALLQARSPSAVADRIKVPALIVQGQSDSLFPLSHADAMAEAIAGNGAPVAVDWIAGGHDGGDLETARVQGRISAWFDRYLNGDKGADPGPAFRVSRTGGVDSTDGQATLRGATADAYPGLGAGRREFVLAGGTQAFRNPAGANPPGISTVPGLGGGLSRFSSLGVGLSLDFPGQHARFDSAPLDRRTRVTGSPTVRVQVASDSGEAVLFGKVYDVGPDGRQQVLPAQLVAPVRIEDAKAGRTVELTLPAVDHEVEAGHRLRLVLAATDLAHASPAAPAVYAVTPAGPLSVPTAPGVTTQAAGTPWWVWGLPAAGASIAAVLLLTAHRRTAAPAPDPGLAGVPLRITGLAKRYAGSSDRYAVRDLSFRVEKGQVLGLLGPNGAGKTTTLRMLMGLITPDDGEIRVFGHAVRPGAPVLSRVGAFVEGAGFLPHLSGRENLELYWRATGRPAEDSHVEEALEIAGLGDALARAVRTYSQGMRQRLAIAQAMLGLPDLLILDEPTNGLDPPQIREMRDVMIRYAAGGRTVIVSSHLLSEVEQSCTHLVVMDRGRLVQAGPVADITGAGDTLLVTTAEEPSAPLVEKIAALPGVGSAVRADGGGGVLVRLDGASAATLVAELVRLDVPVTGVGPHRRLEDAFLTLIGGASA; encoded by the coding sequence ATGAGGATCCGACTCCCCGGACGAGCCGTGCTGCCCCGGCGCCGAAGCCGGTGGCTCGCGGCCGTCGCCGCCTTCGCCGTGCTCGCGGGCGCGGGCACCTGGACCGCCGCGGCCTCGGACGACGAGCCCGCCGTACACCGCGAGGACCGGGTGCTGACCGTGCCGGGCGCGAGGATCGACGCCTCGTACTTCACGTCCGGGGACGGCCGCAGGCCCGCGGTGCTGATCGGGCACGGCTTCGGCAGCAGCAAGGACTCCGTACGGCAGCAGGCGGAGGCGCTGGCGAGGGACGGCTACGCCGTCATGACCTGGTCCGCGCGCGGCTTCGGCAGGTCCACCGGCACCATCGGGCTGAACGACCCCGAGCACGAGGTCAAGGACGTCTCACGACTGATCGACTGGCTCGCCGGGCGACCGGAGGTGGAGCTGGACGCCGAGGGCGACCCCCGCGTCGGGGTCACCGGGGCGTCCTACGGAGGCGCCGTCGCCCTGCTCGCGGCGGGCCATGACCGCAGGGTCGATGCCATCGCTCCGCAGATCACGTACTGGAACCTCGCCGACGCGCTCTTCCCGGACGGCGTCTTCAAGAAGCTCTGGGCGGGCATGTTCTTCACAGCCGGTTCGGCCGGCGGGTCGGGGCTCGTTCCCGACGCCGGCGAAGAGCCCGCGGACGCTCCCGCCGGGGCCGGAGCGGGCAACGGCAGGGCCCAGGACGGCGAAGCCGGCACGGGCGCGGGCACCGGAGCCCCGACGCGGCCCGGCGCCACGGGCCGCGACGACGACCGCGCCCCCGCCGGGCGGCCCGCGGCGCCCTGCGGACGCTTCGAGCCCGCCCTGTGCGCCATGTACGAGCGCGTCGCGACCAGCGGGAGGCCCGACGCCGAGGCCCGGGCTCTGTTGCAGGCCCGCAGCCCGTCCGCGGTGGCCGACCGGATCAAGGTTCCCGCGCTCATCGTCCAGGGACAGTCCGACTCGCTCTTCCCGCTCTCCCACGCCGACGCCATGGCCGAGGCGATCGCCGGCAACGGCGCGCCCGTCGCCGTCGACTGGATCGCCGGCGGACACGACGGCGGCGATCTGGAGACGGCACGGGTGCAGGGACGGATCTCCGCCTGGTTCGACCGGTACCTGAACGGAGACAAGGGCGCCGACCCCGGCCCCGCCTTCCGCGTCAGCCGGACCGGCGGCGTCGACTCCACCGATGGGCAGGCGACCCTGCGCGGAGCCACGGCCGATGCGTACCCCGGCCTCGGAGCGGGACGCCGCGAGTTCGTACTGGCCGGTGGGACGCAGGCCTTCCGGAACCCCGCCGGGGCCAACCCGCCGGGGATCTCCACCGTGCCCGGACTGGGCGGCGGGCTCTCGCGGTTCTCCTCGCTCGGCGTCGGGCTCTCGCTCGACTTCCCCGGGCAGCACGCCCGCTTCGACTCGGCGCCGCTCGACCGCCGCACCCGGGTCACCGGCTCGCCCACCGTCCGGGTGCAGGTCGCTTCGGACAGCGGGGAAGCGGTCCTCTTCGGCAAGGTCTACGACGTCGGCCCGGACGGCCGACAGCAGGTGCTCCCCGCTCAGCTCGTCGCCCCGGTCCGGATCGAGGACGCCAAGGCCGGCCGGACCGTCGAACTGACGCTGCCCGCAGTGGACCACGAGGTGGAGGCGGGCCACCGCCTCCGGCTCGTGCTCGCGGCCACCGACCTCGCCCACGCCTCACCCGCCGCCCCGGCGGTCTACGCCGTCACCCCCGCCGGACCCCTGAGCGTGCCCACCGCACCCGGAGTCACCACCCAGGCGGCCGGTACGCCCTGGTGGGTGTGGGGCCTCCCAGCGGCGGGCGCGTCGATCGCGGCCGTTCTGCTGCTCACCGCGCACCGCCGGACCGCGGCGCCCGCCCCGGACCCCGGACTCGCCGGCGTACCGCTGCGGATCACCGGACTCGCCAAGCGGTACGCCGGGTCGTCGGACCGGTACGCGGTGCGGGACCTCTCCTTCCGTGTCGAGAAGGGCCAGGTGCTCGGGCTCCTCGGCCCCAACGGCGCCGGCAAGACCACCACGCTCCGCATGCTGATGGGACTCATCACCCCCGACGACGGCGAGATCAGGGTCTTCGGACACGCCGTCAGGCCCGGAGCGCCCGTGCTCTCCCGGGTCGGCGCCTTCGTCGAGGGCGCGGGCTTCCTGCCGCATCTGTCCGGCCGGGAGAACCTGGAGCTGTACTGGCGGGCCACCGGCCGACCCGCCGAGGACTCCCACGTCGAGGAGGCCCTGGAGATCGCGGGCCTCGGCGACGCGCTCGCCCGCGCGGTCCGCACCTACTCGCAGGGCATGCGGCAGCGCCTCGCCATCGCGCAGGCCATGCTCGGACTGCCGGATCTCCTCATCCTGGACGAACCCACCAACGGACTGGACCCGCCGCAGATCCGCGAGATGCGGGACGTGATGATCCGGTATGCGGCCGGAGGCCGGACCGTCATCGTCTCCAGCCACCTCCTCTCGGAGGTCGAGCAGTCCTGCACGCATCTCGTCGTCATGGACCGCGGCCGTCTGGTGCAGGCGGGCCCCGTCGCCGACATCACCGGCGCGGGCGACACCCTGCTGGTGACGACGGCCGAGGAACCCTCGGCACCGCTCGTGGAGAAGATCGCCGCACTGCCCGGGGTCGGATCCGCCGTCCGCGCCGACGGAGGCGGGGGCGTGCTGGTCCGCCTCGACGGTGCGAGTGCCGCCACCCTGGTCGCCGAACTCGTCCGGCTCGACGTGCCGGTGACCGGAGTCGGACCGCACCGGCGACTGGAGGACGCGTTCCTCACCCTGATCGGAGGAGCATCCGCATGA
- a CDS encoding vWA domain-containing protein: protein MTAWTRTRPTESPTWSGAPARTTRAALAALLCGAVLLTGCGAGAQADRSSADGGQRRADGAPAPMAPDGGGRAEGDRDDGAQGEEKRDAVPAPDLVSTFALDVDTASYGYARRALAGGRLPEPGSVRPEEFVNSFRQDYPRPEGNGFSVTVDGARVESGDGGDWSLMRVGLATRPSSRTAERPPAALTFVVDISGSMAEPGRLDLVKESLGILTDQLRDDDSIALVTFSDEAETRLPMTRLDGNRDRVHEVVASLEPTDSTNVEAGVGTGYDVAVEGRRRGANNRVVLLSDALANTGETEADAILERIGSARKEFGITLFGVGVGSEYGDQLMERLTNRGDGHTTYVSTPAQARKVFVDQLPAHLELRARDAKAQVAFDPAAVREFRLVGYENRHVENEDFRDDRVDGGEVGPGHAVTALYAVRLKDGASGRVATATVRWLDPRTRTPHEATGTVEAAGLAGDLWSRGTPARLQVSAAAAYFAQRLRGAETPGAPRLGVLAERAAGLARRTEDASVRQLAESIRSADELLG from the coding sequence ATGACGGCCTGGACGAGGACGCGACCGACGGAATCTCCGACGTGGTCAGGGGCGCCTGCCCGTACCACGAGGGCGGCGCTGGCGGCGCTGCTCTGCGGGGCCGTGCTGCTGACCGGATGCGGTGCGGGGGCGCAGGCCGACCGCTCCTCGGCGGACGGCGGCCAGCGCCGCGCGGACGGCGCTCCGGCGCCGATGGCCCCCGACGGCGGCGGTCGTGCCGAGGGGGACCGGGACGACGGAGCGCAGGGCGAGGAGAAGCGCGACGCCGTCCCCGCGCCGGACCTCGTGTCCACCTTCGCCCTGGACGTGGACACGGCCTCCTACGGCTACGCCCGCCGCGCCCTTGCCGGCGGCCGGCTGCCGGAACCCGGCTCGGTGCGGCCCGAGGAGTTCGTCAACAGCTTCCGCCAGGACTATCCACGGCCCGAGGGCAACGGCTTCTCGGTGACAGTGGACGGCGCGCGGGTGGAGAGCGGGGACGGCGGGGACTGGTCGCTGATGCGGGTCGGACTGGCCACGCGCCCGTCGAGCAGGACCGCCGAGCGGCCCCCGGCCGCGCTGACGTTCGTCGTCGACATCTCCGGGTCGATGGCCGAGCCGGGCCGGCTCGACCTGGTCAAGGAATCCCTCGGCATCCTCACCGACCAGCTCCGCGACGACGACTCCATCGCCCTGGTGACCTTCAGCGACGAGGCGGAGACCCGGCTTCCGATGACCCGCCTCGACGGCAACCGCGACCGGGTCCACGAGGTCGTCGCCTCCCTGGAGCCGACCGACTCCACCAATGTGGAGGCGGGCGTCGGCACCGGTTACGACGTCGCCGTCGAGGGCCGCAGGCGCGGCGCCAACAACCGCGTCGTGCTCCTCTCCGACGCTCTCGCCAACACCGGCGAGACCGAGGCGGACGCCATCCTGGAGCGGATCGGGAGCGCTCGGAAGGAGTTCGGCATCACCCTCTTCGGCGTCGGGGTCGGCAGCGAGTACGGCGACCAGCTCATGGAACGGCTCACGAACCGCGGTGACGGACACACCACGTACGTCTCCACACCCGCCCAGGCCCGGAAGGTCTTCGTCGACCAGCTTCCCGCCCACCTGGAACTGCGCGCCCGTGACGCCAAGGCGCAGGTCGCCTTCGACCCGGCGGCGGTCCGGGAGTTCCGCCTCGTCGGATACGAGAACCGGCACGTCGAGAACGAGGACTTCCGCGACGACCGGGTGGACGGCGGCGAGGTCGGTCCCGGGCACGCGGTCACGGCGCTGTACGCGGTGCGGCTGAAGGACGGCGCCTCCGGCCGCGTGGCCACGGCGACCGTGCGCTGGCTCGACCCGCGCACCCGGACGCCGCACGAGGCGACGGGCACCGTCGAGGCGGCCGGCCTCGCCGGCGACCTGTGGTCGCGTGGAACCCCGGCGCGCCTCCAGGTCAGCGCCGCGGCCGCGTACTTCGCCCAGCGGCTGCGGGGTGCGGAGACCCCCGGCGCGCCCCGGCTGGGGGTCCTTGCGGAGCGCGCGGCCGGACTGGCGCGCCGTACGGAGGACGCCTCCGTGCGCCAGCTGGCCGAGTCGATCCGCAGCGCGGACGAGCTGCTCGGCTGA